TGTAAGTAAAATATGTAAAGATCTAACTTAAAATTATCTTTAGAAATTTCTACTTGAAGATTTGCAAGAAAAATGGCAACACTTACTGGATTGTAAATGGCTTGGAGAAGAAAAGGAAGGACAGAACAATGGTTACAGCTTTTCTACATGTTGTCACTGGAAAAATAAACCATGCAATTAAATTTAATCTCTCAAACACAGCCTTCCACTCTCAATCTCTAATAATGCAAGGGAAAGTATACCAATAATCAAAAGTATACCAGTTCCAAGTAAAACTTACCTGTTACAGCTATTAAGGCTCCAGAGGCTTTTACTAGTGAAAGTACAAATGCCACTCCAATATATCCAGATATGGAAAATAAAAGTCCATAACCATAAGTTTGTACTGGATGCTGTTAATAGAAATGCCTTCTGTTTGAGTATTTATCATGGTAtgtttaagaaatttaaaaaatgggtttcaaaagattaaaatgtaattcatgtatataaaataatatcttCATAACATAGAAAGAATCTGAAGAGCCTTCTTAATACATATCCTGAAGTATGCATATACATGTTGGTATATAAAGTTTAATTGGTATCAACTTACTTGTCTGCAAAATTCAAATGCAGGGAAAAAATTTCCTGAGATAACTAACCCAaccaaaatgtagaaaaatccTATTCCATAAGAATAAAAGACCtacaatgtataaaaaaagGATATGTTTGTATCAATTAATGCACAGTGTTGAAAACTGGCcatatgattttaatacatgAGGCTAATACACATTTTATTGACTTACAATTTCTGTGTTAGAGGCTTCATGCTGCTTCATAGCTTTTTCCTGGACATTACCAATAGCACCATCAGCACATAGagccaaagaaattaaaataacacctgtaaaacaaaaataacattatcaACATTCAAATATCTATCTTGGTTAACAAATTATCTGCATAAAATAGCATGACAGACCCCTCTAGGATTTTAAATCTTGCTATTATTTATCTGACAAGTGTGCATTACATGAAACCATAACAAAAATTTGATGCTAATGATTTTATGATCTTGCAATTTCATTGCActactttttaaattaagttAATTCATAAGTGAGCATTTCTGATAAAGTGTATTAAAGTTAactgaattcaattttttgcaaTGCTGTTTCTAATGCAGAGATCAGCAATAAGTAATTTATGCATTTGCAATTACATTTTTGTCATTAATTTCCAAATAAGCACATATTTTAACTGtgttaatttttacatgtatacccacCATAAGTATTAAAGTTGGGAGAAACGCTACTATCTGCTAGAGTAAATAATATCAGCCCAATCACCATACTGAGCATGGCACTGACATCTAAACAGTTGTATCGCCTTCCTACAAAAGAAATaagatctttttttatatatgggCTGAGCCCTAAATTGAACACtgaatatttcaaatgatatggaatacatttgtatattctCTAGCAAAAACTCAATTTCAATGTTGTGAACTTTGAAAACAATTGtgcaggttttttttctgtattgtgacaaatttcaatatttcacaGTGCATGTTCTAGTTCATTTAAAGGTACAAATGACATATTTACCGGGTATATAGCCTACATGATAAAACTATAACTACATTTAGTGTACATACCagtaagaaatataaaaatttgcaTTGTGAAATCATTTTGGCAGTAGGCACACCTTGGGAAAAGTTGACTTTAATATGCATAACATGTTCCTGCActtaaatttatacattttttaaaagtagatatgccatcttaaaaaaaaaaactcttaagACTTATGTATGTATGCTTTGCACACCTCTCACCCTGAATAAGTATGCTGCCCACCATGACTGGTATTAGTTTACAGCATTTGAAGATAACCTGGGTGGGATAATTCAGATACCCAACTGAAGTATTGGAAAGACCCATGGTTGCAACAGTGAGAAAAGCCAGGAGTGCATATGTTTTCAAAGGAATTCTGCAAATTTGTTAAAAGggcttgaaatttttaacatgttttacaTTAATGGAAATGCCAAggtaatgaaaaagaaatcaacattAATAGAAAGGAGTTTTCATGAACTTTGATGATTAAGGCATTTAAGCAAAACACTGTACagatgttttcaatttttggtcatttaaaataatgtgtacattttatcatGTTATACATACTTTCTTGTGAAATTTTTCCTCACATACATTTCAAGAAGTCCAAATATCAAATAACAGAGGAACTGCACAAGTGTGAGATACCAACCAAATGGACGGAACTCCTTAAGCCTAAATATCAGCTCCTGGATAACAAAaccaaagaaaataaatatcggttatgtaaaacaaacatttagGCAACAAACATCtaaataaatatcttaaatgCTAAGCTTGGCTATGTATTTGGTTTGATGTCAAAGCTAAGCAGAATCTAGCTTATATACACAACATATGtacattaatatatgaaaattttccAACATGTTCGGttaattgaaatatgaaattgaataaTAGAATTGAAGATATACCGGTATGTTTATAATGTCAAAATTAATGCCAATAAAATTTATTGTCTTGAATTTCAGGAacatacaaaatttatttaatttttgaaaatagttTGGGATTTTCAAGTCTTGCTTACTTCTTGAGCAGCATATTAAAAACTACATAAATTGCTAACTGTTGAAAACAGACATTATGTCCAATGGAAGTGTTATCAATGCTACTTTACTGTCAGTTATCTCTTATGATTGTATCACAATGTTTCTGAATTGATAATGTTATTTTTGCTTATATTGGTACATAAAATTATCCaacataaaaacaacaacattgcgttaatttttaaaatgacatctAACTGTTCAAAAATACTTTCAATCATTTCTGAATAATAGctgaaatatatacattgtagttCTACTGTATTTGGGATAAACAAGAGGCAGGGCTTACTACATGTAGCAGTATAAAGAATAAAGGCTTACAGTTTTGGTCAAACTTGATTGCAAATTAAAAACAGCTAGGTAAAGCAAACACAGAGAGGACCTTGGAAAAATGCAGGGCAGACccaaagcaaacaaaaaattctaaagAGTGAATCCAACCTGATGTAACGAGAACTCAAGATCTACATTTTGGGTCTGCACTACAGTTATGCTGTTTCGTGTCAGTGCTGTACCTCTTTAGTCTTTATTAATCAGTgttaatatcaatattattcAGTTATATTACCTGTAAATATCCATATATTAGATACGCTACAAATATGGCTGACGAAAGAAGTAGAAATTGAGAAGTCCGTCCAAAATCAGATATGTCAACAAACCATAGTTTTACTACGGGCCTATCCAGATCTTTATTGGTCTTGTCCactttttcatccatttttatAACACATGCAGAATCGACTGCAATTTTCTGCCGCAAAGAGTCACTTGCAGACATATATCTCGTCATGCTCTACACTTTTATGGAATTGTCATAGTGCAGAAATCATGAAATGTCCGGTTATACAGTAAATCGGCTTATCAACCCATAGATTTTTGGTTGTTGACGTGTCGGTTTTCACCAATCGTTCCCTGAATATTCGATTTGTTAATTAAAGCAAGATGGAAATAAGTGTAGAAGAAAAATAGAATGAATGTCGCATCAATATGTATTGCCATttgattaaacaataaataataatcaataagtGAATTTTAACCGTTCTGAAaggatttttgtttgttagaaatgaaagTCAATCAAAGTAAGagttatttataaaaagaaacatgGCTGCTTCCATGAAGTTTGTGTTCGGAAATGCCAGGGATGTATTTTGTGTTCGTattctttcttcttttattgttttcttcttttaattagTTGAAATCATGTATCAGACCCCATGAAATAGATTCTTGATGgtttaatttttagaaaacaGATCAGTCGTCGGTACGAAGTGATAAACAGGCCCAGCAAAATCTCCTGATTTAGGAAAAGGCTATGAAAAAGCTTTATAGTTTAATGTAGCTATTCAGAATAACTTGGTAAAACTCTTTGTATGcagtttttcataaaaatgttaattattagAATTATACAACAAAATCGCAAGTTCATTACCACTCATATTTATACCACGCACCATTAAAAGGCAACCcgaattaaaatttgttttaacacTGCTGctttaaaacacttttaatCAAAAATTGTATTTCTATTGTTTGTGTAACTGTCCACCAACTTGTAAGCACTGAGGCATGGATAAGTATGATTTCATTATGTATTGTGCTgaattattaccaatcaattGCAATTATACGTATCTTGTTTACCATAACTGAtcttctttatatttcattcaagaagtAACTGAAGCAGTGATTTTTCTACACTAAATTTGGGTCCGTATATCGGCCCTTTCCCCTAGCAAAAATTACTGAATTTTTCCcaaatttatcaacattttttcccaattcaatcaatagaattttttttgcaCATCGATAATGACGACCCGAATTTTTTTCGTACGACTTGGCAAGCCTCCATTTATTCTTCGTCGGTCAAGCGCTCTAATATATGCCATAATATATATTAGACCTTTCAAGTGCTTTTTAAACAATGATGTAAACGTGATTTGTGAGACATTGTGGTGTAATGTCGCATAAATCGAAGTATTACGttaagaaaattaagaaaaagaggGCTACtcatggaaaaaaaaaagaaagcatcatatttgtatttgcttctgttcattttattttaatttgcatttgatTTTCATCTTGGCTACAATATTTATACTGATACTGTTTTTCCCAATTTGATCAAAATGTCAATGATTTTTCCCAAATCAATAGCCACAGGacccttttaaaaaatgtagaaaaatcacTGTGAAGTCATGGATCAATATACCAAAAACTTTTAGAACTTTAAGTGGAAAAAGAGACACAGTTTGATGAgtaatttttacatgcattgtttacagaacagttcaaagttgaaaactatTACTGCACCAAAGTACAACTTTGTTTACATGCTGAAAAAATTCACATTCAATTTATGACAAAACAGCTAAATCAAGCTATTCCGTATAGCTTTATCAAGCTATAGAGCTTTTGCAAGCTGTGGAACTTTGTAGCTACCCAAATCAAGAGATTGTACTGGTAATTTGACTATCAGCAGAGGTGTACAAACTTTCTCTTACTATATATAAGGAATCTATATCCTTTAATTAGTTCTAAgattataaaatgattattgaatttaaattgtaGAGAAAACTTGATTCTTTGGAAAACAACCATGATTGGAAAGAAATATTCCAGTCAGTTTGTGGAAGGTGAGCacccagaatttttttttttatttagggcatttcaaagatttctctttcagtttctttgtttctttaattgcaatagaaattaaaatctgtttaatatttttatttcatttgtttagtGAAGCTGAGAAAAAATTGGCTGTAGATCAGGCATTGCGAGACAGCATGAAGGATGTAGTTGTAAGTCAAtgtcagatacatgtatggatTAAGGTCAGATGACACGTTCCTCGATCGtctttttttgtatctccttgTAATagagagttccaataaaaattgttatttttataatgattttaaaatgattaaaatttacttctaTATGCATAGATGGCCAAGTGGTTAGAGCCGTGGCCGCTCTCTGCCAGGAGCGTAGGTTCTAGAGgttgtgagttcaaagcccggcCCAATACagtgaattttgctgtgctgtattatttatttatttttatatcagcaattcaagtatATTTCAAGAAGactatataggaaattgcattctctggtattttgcagaaatgcctggtaagatatcctaatttttttcaagaaagCTTGTCGGAGTAGTAGTTAACTATTAACAAATTCTTGGAAATTgctatataaaattgaggaacgtgtcgtctgaccttaaaatgTCTAGTTTGGAAAACGAAACATCTACTTCCCTTCAATTTACAATGTCAGAGCTGAATTATAATTACAACACAGGATAGTATGTATTGACAAAGAAAGTACTATATCACATTTCTATTTGGAAATAATTTACAGATGAGGGCGGATGATTGTGAAGAGTACAAAAAAGTCATCTTACATTCCATAGAAATGGCAAAGGAAGGTAACCAAGTTCATACATCAATATTTgggaagatttaaaaaaacaacaaaaaaaacagcATTCAAAAAAGTTCTTTGATTGGTTGATGTAAGTGTATTTTTGAAAGACTTTGTACCACAGTATATTTTACCTGAGTATAGCTTAACATATGATTAGCTGAACTAATGATCATTcttgatttggaaaaaaaaaataggaatcAACTTGTGTCTCTATTTCACTCTTTGTATTCATTAAatctctttttatttttctttgcatAGATTTGTGTTCTGTAATCATGCCATTCGTCCTTCTGTCTGATATATTTGACTTGATCACATTGAGTCAGTGTGAAATTGTCTTCTACTTAGTGGAGGAGAAACTACCTGTGTGGAAAACAGTAAGTGGAGGCCACTCTCGATTATTATACCTTTACATCGTCAACTGTActcatatgaaatataaaactcATATGGTAAAGACCATTTGCTCAAATAATTTCACATAACATGTCATATGCAACGCGgtttaaaattcacataaagtgaaaaaaacttgaTATTGCATGAAGCATGATTGCCAGTCTAGTTCTTTAAGGGTAAGTGACATTgggattttttaatttattgcacttgtgtttttttgtatttaatatacatgtggTTTTTACTCTACACATTATTGTTAATGgaagattattatttttttccaaaatagcATAACCCaaacttaatatttttgtttttgcagcCACTGTTTTATGATTCTGGGAAAAACTATCTTTTGAGGATGTGCAATGGtaagtttttgtttaaaaaaggaaaaaaaatcatgatatgGATATTTACTGGCTTCATCTAAAATGTTTTGCTTAGTTAATAATCagtgtttgttttttatctgTAGATCTGCTCAGAAGGTTGAGCAAGTCACAGAATACAGTTTTCTGTGGGAGAATTCAGCTGTTCTTGTCAAGATTGTTCCCGTTGTCAGAAAAATCAGGTAACTATTCCTCGTATTCAGGCATCCAGTTTGAAGTATGCTGTAAATGCAATGCAGTATATGTAACATAAACAAATTGCctcatttatatcatttattttattttagcttTGAATCTCATGAGTCAGTTTAACCTCGAAAATGTGACAGTGTTTTCCACAAAGTCAGAGGAAGTCAAGCCCAAATCTGTATGTATCATAGCTtgtaagaaaatttaatttgaaaattccttttttgatgatttattaTGTCATGAGGTTTTTTTCAGCATGATATTTCTGATGATGTCATGGAGGTTGAAGAAGGGGAAATGGAAGATCTCACAGGGTAAGGgcattacatgtactaacattGGAAAAGAGTACAATGTGCCTTCTTGATTAGTTTAAATTATCTGAAATAATTTATGGTTCTATCatttgacaatttctttaaaattgattgCAGGTCAACACCAGTTGATTACAACTTGTACAGGAGGTTTTGGGCACTTCAGGATTACTTTAGAAAGCCTACACAGTGTTATGATAAAGTCCCTTGGAAAGCATTTCAGCAGGTCAAGtgtctatatatttataatgttgtatttaaaacagtatcaaaatgttttgtttttgatcaCTTGAATTTACCTCTTGGTTTTCAATTGCACAATTTACACACGGTATACACAGAAACTCAAAATGCTGCAAGTACCGGTAACTTGTTTACCTGTTTTCATGATAGATATTTCCTTTTTAGAATGCTGATGTAGTACTGAATGCCTTTGCCAGTGCAAAGCTGGATGACATGAAATCATCACGAAGGAAACTAGATTTACCTCGGCCGGCAGACACAAGAGCATTCTTTGCCAAATATTTAACCAGTGAAAAGGTGAACATTagtatagatacatgtacatatagtttaGCTGTTAAAATGTCTCAAATATACATGAGTAAGTTAACATCTCTCTATTATGGGGGAAGGAGTTTCATTATTTCATAATGATGTACATCAATAAGATAAcaaacatgttttgttttattttactcagTTGCTGGACCTGCAATTGAATGACAGTAATTTCAGAAGATATGTGCTGGTTCAGTTCCTCATCCTTTTCCAATATTTAAACTCACAAGTTAAATTCAAAAGGTAATAAGTTCCTGCATTACATGGTAAATACTTGGAAGGCCTATCAATTTTATAACATAATGAATTTAGAATGCTATGAGGATTATTATCATTGGTATCCCATTGTATATACCCTTTACtgaattcttttcttttcaaaagtGCCAGTCAAAATCTTTCTGATGAACAGAATCAGTGGATCAAAACAATACAGGATAAAGTTTACCAGCTAATCAGAGAAACTCCTCCTGATGGAGAGCAGTTCTGTAAGATAGTGCAGGTATGTTCCACCATCAACTGTTCTGTAAGATAGTGCAGATATGTTCCACAATCAACAGTTTTCTGTGTTTTTGTACCTGTAtgcattaataaacaaaaatgtagaGCATTTctgtaaattaatgaaattacatgtttatcatgTAGCTCAAACTATTATCTGtacatacaatacatgtattatacatttacatgtaatttgtttgtttcatgtaaaaatgttttaaaagattcCTTAATTGATGTTGATTGtgcataattatgcattttaaCCCACAATCTGAAGCAAcaagcaaaatcaaaattttatgtgAATGTTTTCTGTCTATTGAATGTAGTACAAGTACCAGGTATATGTAGgtgacatattgtttttgaaatacatgtactggtatattaCATATTCTCAATATGCATACATAAATGTATTGCTTCCATATGTTTTTGTAATATAGCATATCTTAGCAAGAGAAGAACACTGGAATAAGTGGAAAAATGATGGATGCCCAGACTTTGCAAGAAAACCTGTTGCAGAAGACACAAAAATAAAGTCTAGGTAAGCAAATGTTTGTTGTTCGTGTGatggtcagaccggttcgaataccggcgcctggctagctcagttggtagagcacctgactagagattcaggggggcccgggttcgaatccTAGTCTGCTCCGTAATTATTTCTTCCATCCCATTgcatttggtgccgtgaccaacccctggaactgagaGGTTAACTCCTGCTAAGGGAAGAGCCTGGGGTGATCTTGGGGGgcaaagatcatttaaggggggaaATGTGACGGTTCGAATCCTGGTCTggtccgtcgttatttctcccatcccattacatttgtattaaaaattgCTTTGAGTAAGATCTTGGCCTTGGCACTATTTCTGCATTTAATGAGCCAAAAGACATCTTCAAAGTCAAAGATTCCTGATCCACTCTGTTCGTCACAAAGCAGAATAGTTGATCAGAAACCTTCATCTTAGGAACAATATTCAAGCTATTGAGCATGTAGAGTTTTCCATGCTTATTATTAAAATCTTACCGACATAGTGTTCATTTCATTGACAGAGCAAAAAGACGATGGGTAGGAGATGATCTTCAAGCACATGGAgggaaaattatcaaaatgggCAGTGCAGAGCTCACTAGATTATGGAACATCAATCCAGATAACATGGAAGCCTGCAAAGCAGAGAAGAGGTCAGAAATAAttacaaatatcaaaataacatttcattCCAATGCATGATCACCTTCGAAATCTTTTTGGTTCAAGATAGAAAACTTTAAGTTtcacatatacatttatttctttcatCTTTCTTGTATCTGATTCAACTCAACTCCTTTAAAACTTGCCAGGAGGTATGGacacataaaatgataaatttcaataatttatcattgTTACAGGAAAACTTCTTGTTAATTGTTTTCGATGTTTTGTAGGGTATTTTTACCTTCATTAGAAGATTTCTTTGCTGAAGCCATGGAGCAAGCTGATCCTGAGGCTAAAGTTGAGGAACAGTACAAGTAAGGTTTTCATACTGTtgtctgttttgtattttatctGTGATATGTTGTAAATTGACATCTTCCCATTTATTTCATCTATTGTATCATACTATGTTAATAGTATTccatatattaattttcaatttcaaaaaatcaGTGCAAACATTTTACATTGAATGCATTGACAGTTTGCTTATGATAAATACCAGTACCTGAGTTGCAACCTaatattaattgttttcttCTCATGTTTATAGAATGGTGAATAATCCTGTATTCCAATGGAAGTCGCTTCGACTTCTAGCGAGACAAAGCCCCCATTTCTTTGGTCAGCACCACACTCCTGCCATGCCTCTCCCTCAGTACTTGGAACTTATGCTAAACAAGATAGCACAAGAGTTGCCATCCACAGGCTCCAATGGAGATGTAGCACCAGAGGGAAACAATGAGGAAATGAAGACAGAGGTGGGAGATGATGAGGCTATTAAAGAGTCCCAGGAAGTAGAAGATGAAGAACTCAAGGCTCAGGCAGAGGAAGCAGGtatgaaaaacagaaaaaattaatGTGGAGTGGATAAAAgctttttggaaattttattcatGAACTTAAATTGAGTACAAGAGAGAAAAGGAATGTTGATGTTAAGAAAGAAAGGTAAATGATCTTGATGTTGTAATAGAAGAGGAGGATGTCCACAACTAGACTCAAGCATGGGACCCTTCAGTTTGAAATAATAATGCTCTACCGACTGAGTTAAAAAGTTAACCCAATAGCTAGTGCAGTAGGAGCACGGCAGTACTAAGCCTATTACATCTACCGTAATACAAAGACATGAAGTATTTGAAAAATCAGTTGTTTAAGGtctgggacacctccatattgtgacatacttttaatcgaaataaacaataaaatcatgcAAAGTTTTATGAACTTTTTCTTTCTCGATATTGTTATATACCCAACAGCGTAGCACAATGGGTTagatctgtaagtcatgagttcaaatcccgctgggtcttttaaaatttttacctttccaagacat
This portion of the Magallana gigas chromosome 7, xbMagGiga1.1, whole genome shotgun sequence genome encodes:
- the LOC105338778 gene encoding adenosine 3'-phospho 5'-phosphosulfate transporter 2, encoding MTRYMSASDSLRQKIAVDSACVIKMDEKVDKTNKDLDRPVVKLWFVDISDFGRTSQFLLLSSAIFVAYLIYGYLQELIFRLKEFRPFGWYLTLVQFLCYLIFGLLEMYVRKNFTRKIPLKTYALLAFLTVATMGLSNTSVGYLNYPTQVIFKCCKLIPVMVGSILIQGRRYNCLDVSAMLSMVIGLILFTLADSSVSPNFNTYGVILISLALCADGAIGNVQEKAMKQHEASNTEIVFYSYGIGFFYILVGLVISGNFFPAFEFCRQHPVQTYGYGLLFSISGYIGVAFVLSLVKASGALIAVTVTTCRKAVTIVLSFLFFSKPFTIQYVWSGLLVVIGIYLNVYSKNRTSMDQVMLDTFTRMQTCFRSKRTSYRNTLTEV
- the LOC105338779 gene encoding THO complex subunit 1, whose translation is MAASMKFVFGNARDVFCRKLDSLENNHDWKEIFQSVCGSEAEKKLAVDQALRDSMKDVVMRADDCEEYKKVILHSIEMAKEDLCSVIMPFVLLSDIFDLITLSQCEIVFYLVEEKLPVWKTPLFYDSGKNYLLRMCNDLLRRLSKSQNTVFCGRIQLFLSRLFPLSEKSALNLMSQFNLENVTVFSTKSEEVKPKSHDISDDVMEVEEGEMEDLTGSTPVDYNLYRRFWALQDYFRKPTQCYDKVPWKAFQQNADVVLNAFASAKLDDMKSSRRKLDLPRPADTRAFFAKYLTSEKLLDLQLNDSNFRRYVLVQFLILFQYLNSQVKFKSASQNLSDEQNQWIKTIQDKVYQLIRETPPDGEQFCKIVQHILAREEHWNKWKNDGCPDFARKPVAEDTKIKSRAKRRWVGDDLQAHGGKIIKMGSAELTRLWNINPDNMEACKAEKRVFLPSLEDFFAEAMEQADPEAKVEEQYKMVNNPVFQWKSLRLLARQSPHFFGQHHTPAMPLPQYLELMLNKIAQELPSTGSNGDVAPEGNNEEMKTEVGDDEAIKESQEVEDEELKAQAEEAGREEIPEDILSKDQIELVAEKLGEDWKRLGTELNFPEDDMSYFETENNEQVACAKKMLTIWQENEGDRATAGTLKIALKEVGLTEVIDAVFGST